The nucleotide window ggttatataaaataaatttttaaatGACACAATTACTCTCACATGACCTGCACATGGTTAAACTTAACTGTGAAAATAAACTGGGttaggcccaaagggtaaaacgtgcttgatttttaaacataaaggacataacttgtcaattttaaacataaaggacaccgcctgtaaagaggcaaaaagataaaggacaattcttgcaattcactcttattATAGTGTAATTTGAGTTCCATGAAGTAAATTCAGATTTGTTGATCCTAAATTTGTGTATgtgatgtttttagggttttgattgctaAAAATAGTGTTATAATGtcataaacatgttttaattgaaagctgaattcaaacatcttctgatcagaatttacagccaacttgtattggctgtaacgTGGACAAAACGTAACAAGAACATGCgtttcttgagtctaaaatgtaattccaggaaatatctttaaaaccccactggaattGCATTTTTTCGACAAAAATTGAACGTTTTATAAATTTTTTCGTATCGAAGGTTCAAGCtacgttttctggcagaatttgcaggccattacgaatgtcataactcaatttagggtTTTATTTACGATCTCAAATTTTTACTTTAAGTAGCTTTAAGTGATTCCAAAAATctccaattggaatttcgtcaatcggataaacgaggaattttaaatgaattttttcgtaagctgcagtcagaagtgacgaatctgattgcagcttagtaaatgaatttttacgaatttttggtAATAAGTTAGATCTTGAAATTCTAACACAAGGCCTAGCCCTCCGAGAGGTACGTCcacaaaaaaatcataatttttgaagacttgtaaacaggttaaacaggtCACCAAAAACAACATATTTTCAGTGATATGAACTTGCCtaattgatgttaatcttggctaAATGAAAAGTTATAAACTAGTTGTAAATGTGTAAAATTAtgcccactaggtgtttgttaaaatgcctaagtggaATCGCGCGTCTATTAGAAGAATTTGATTTGATTAGGTATCCGTAGGAATGCCTAATAACATGATGAAACGGATTTCATTTATAGATGAAAACCCGTAGATTTTGTGTAATGAAAGAACAATGTGACGTTGATAATCAAGAGCTAAGATAACTTACTATTAAAAATAGCATGAACTCGGATTACTTATTAATTAAAATGGTGGCCTAAGAATAGTACTATCGAGTAAAGGGCGGAACGCCAACATGAGTTTGTCAAATTAGTTGCCCTATTTCATATGCTATACCAACCTATGATAGAGTTCGGTAAGAAAAGTGGTATAAAAGTTCATAAGGCGTAAAGGTTATGATCTAGAACGACTAACCTAACTACCTTGTGAATACtatatgatagtttgacgcttgacgaGCTAGGCGGGGGCTTGggaaaagaagcgggtcaaacggctTGAATACGCGAAGAAAGGGCGAAATCGGACGAAAGGTAAGTAAATCTTACACCCTTTTTGTAGGATATGTATTTATTTATCAGTTATAAATACAACCAAGGTTATATTCGAAATATGGTTCTGACACGAAAAGATACGGGTCGGAACATATCAAAAGACGAAAACCATGTTAAATGGTAAAAATGGTCGAAATGGTAATTTGGTCATGTgatgaaataaataaaataagcTTTTGAATGGATATTTTATAAGTAAGCCTAAACGAATTAAAAAGAGAAAACGGTGATTTTAGCCACATATAAATGGATAAAAGTCGAAATATAAAATGACACCAAGCGGCATACGCCATGTTGAGTCAAACGTGTAAGAAACGGAATTAAGAGACATAACTAAATGCCAatgagctagtggtggagtggtaaggaaGAGACCTCGTGTTCTAAGTGACACAAGTTCAATTCCTGCCTctagcatttagtttctgcggcacctggtgatgatgggagactaggcgagtaggcggcgatcgctagttcgatccttgaactaagcgggttttacctcaccgcactgtcgtgccttcgggcgagtgttcacgggcttcggccctaggtgagggttttccctggttcggaaggcgagtgtatcccgatgtggtgaatttcgccagtaacccatttggaggattcgttgaccgttcaaaaaaaaaagagataTAACTAAATGGCGAAGAATCCGAAATGAATTACTTAACGAAATCGTAAATAAATACCATTTATATATAAGCGCAAAATGTTTGGTCGTTtggaccaaacgggtcaaatggtaatgcTAATATCATTTGACATATAATGACTAATAAGTGTTTGTCGAGTCTTATGCTCGCAGGATAAAACGACTTTTGTATTAGCGATGCTATGAATTAGCAAATTATTGAGACAAAGTATTAAAACGGATCAAAACGtcgacccgagccaggtacgcataaataaGATTGTAAATAGACGAGCGATTTTGGTCAAGTACCTATTGAAGTCCTTTGTCGTTAAacgagggactaaaattgaccaaaacacGGTCGATGGgtaaatcgggcaaacgaccCATATGGGTTGTTTAGGAACTTGCATTTTGATTAGGAAATcattatacatgaatacaagttaTAGGCATAAACATTCGTGGATTAAATGCCTAAAATGGGTCGGTTGCGTAAAATGACTAACCGAAGGGTAAATTTGGGTTAATAAGTTAGGTATGCTAAAAATACCACAAAAGTAGTCGTGGTGGAATATAAGCATATATTTTAGGTGCGGAATAACGAAGTGTGAAAAGAAAAGAGTTAGTTTAGACTAGATAGCTTAAATCCCCTAAATGGGTCAAAAGTCTTAGTAATTCGATTTCATGCCGAGAGCTTGAAATCCCATATTTTATAAGCTCGGGTGTAGGGTTATAACTCCATACGACGGAAAATTAAATTGCGGACGCATGGGAAAAAGAATCATGCGAAACAGATGAGTAGAACAAAAGTTATGAAGTTTTAAAGTTAAAATTTTGGTTTAAGTTTGAGCTGGGCAAGTGAAGCCACAAATTGAGAAACTTTCTGCCAAATTGGGGATCTCGCGTCGCGCGACAGGTGGGGGTCACCACCGACGCGACACGCGACCATACATCAAAATCCCATCGCGCGGCGCGACGGTATAAAACCTGCGAATtttgttgttttgtttatttagttGAAGGGGACTTGATGAAACTAGTTATATTAgtatcaaaactaacatttgtgttggttttgattacaagtaaactttagtaagcttacggatgaagatcaagctcgtcGAAGGACCGAACACAATCAAGATACAAGCTTCCGCACGGCGTTTGTTGTCATTTTAAACGACGAACTTATTTATATtatgttgtaaacttttaagttATAAAAGTTTTAAATTACTCGTATTTTCTAAGGATTCTTAAtcgtaattacatgtttattttcgttaCATATACGAgaacctttaaaataataacaagggtgttacaaaTTTAGTTATTTCATAAAGACTTAATTAGAAAGTTTAACAAAGGTTAGTGTTATGGACCACCCGAGTTTAAAAATTACAACCATCGGGACTAAATGTGTAATTAGTGAACCCTTGAGACCATATCTACAATTTTCATAAACCAACGACGAATCTCTTTATGTTAAACAGATCCGTTTTGTAAGTTCGATATTACGGGTAGTTCCTACAAAGGATCCGACTAATGACGTATACAATACTTGAATTCTCGGTGTAGATGCTACATAGTTGCTACAAGATGATCATCTCATGGCTATTGAGATCTTCTTTTTATAAAGGAAATCAACTTCGATTCTTGAATAATCCACATCACTTCTGCTTCTATCGTAACAAAAGATTCCCCTTTTATGTGGAAAAGGCCCGTATCAATAATTATGATTTTATGTATGGACAATTCCTCAATATCTTGTTCATTCCAAAATATTTTCTTTGTGCGTCGGTAAAAAACATGCTTTTTGGGAGAGAGATACTATTTCAGCAATCAAGTCACAGGTATCTAACATATTCATCCCTAAGGCTTTTCCATAAGGTGGTGACGAAACGTATAACTTATACAAATCTTTCCATACAATTTTCATAAACCAAAAGGACCAACCAAGCAATTAAGGATACATCTCAAAATAAATTAAAGATTAACGTTATAATTAAACGCATTGATGCACTAACATGATATGATTTTTAATTCAATATAATAATATATCAATCATTCCATTACATGGAAGATGAATCTTATCTAAAACTACTCAGCCCTTTGTTTCAACGTTGAAACCTGCCCCAAGATCAAGATATGAATCAAGCACAGGTCGCTATAATCGCAACACCCAACATGGGCAACCTTGTTCCCGCCGTAGAGTTTGCCACCCACTTAACCAACCATCATCTCCACCACATCTCTGTCACAATTCTCACCATCTCCATGCCTCAATCGCCACTCATCGATAACTATGTCCAATCACACTCATCCACCGACCACATCCGCTTCATCCAACTCCCTCCTGCTGACATACCACCCCCAAATCAATACAACACACGAATCGGCTTTACTTCACTGTATATACAAAACCACAAGCCCATAGTCCAACAAACACTCCAAAACCTCTCGCCTCCACTAGTCGGGTTTTTCGTCGACATGTTTTGCACTTCAATGATTGACGTCGCCAATGATCTCAACATTCCTTGTTACCTATACTTCGCCTCTCCAGCGGCTTATCTTGGCTTTGTACTCCACCTCACTACCTTGTCCGATACCGAGTCCACAGACTCGGCTAACGGGTTATCGGTACCGAGTTTCTTAAACCCGGTCCCGTCAACCGCCTTTCCGTTATTCTGTATCAAcaaaaacgaacttggttacTCGTGGTTTGTACATCACACGCTTAGGTATAAAGAGACCAAGGGTATAGTTGTAAATACGTTCCAAGAGCTTGAACCCTATGCGCTTGATTCTTTGTCTTCTGATTACATTGATTTGCCACCGGTTTACCCAGTTGGACCGGTTGTTGACCATGTTGGACCGGTTAAGTGGCATTCTAACCGGTCCATGCATGAAAAGGCAATTCAATGGTTAGACCGGCAGCCGGATTTTTCAGTTGTTTTCTTGTGTTTTGGTAGCATGGGGAGCATAAACCGGGACCAGGTGAGAGAAATAGCAACTGGTC belongs to Helianthus annuus cultivar XRQ/B chromosome 5, HanXRQr2.0-SUNRISE, whole genome shotgun sequence and includes:
- the LOC110941071 gene encoding UDP-glycosyltransferase 43; amino-acid sequence: MNQAQVAIIATPNMGNLVPAVEFATHLTNHHLHHISVTILTISMPQSPLIDNYVQSHSSTDHIRFIQLPPADIPPPNQYNTRIGFTSLYIQNHKPIVQQTLQNLSPPLVGFFVDMFCTSMIDVANDLNIPCYLYFASPAAYLGFVLHLTTLSDTESTDSANGLSVPSFLNPVPSTAFPLFCINKNELGYSWFVHHTLRYKETKGIVVNTFQELEPYALDSLSSDYIDLPPVYPVGPVVDHVGPVKWHSNRSMHEKAIQWLDRQPDFSVVFLCFGSMGSINRDQVREIATGLERAGYRFLWSLREPAKTKLELPNDYEKLEEGLFPDGFIDRTTQIGLVCGWVSQVSVLAHKAIGGFVSHCGWNSILESISYGVPIATWPLYAEQHLNAFEMVRELGLSVEIRMGKGSDLVLADEVERGVRELMDGGDGELKKKVKEMSDKAKKALTKNGSSFQALEDLMNILLSQV